The following are encoded in a window of Vibrio azureus genomic DNA:
- a CDS encoding DUF1441 family protein — MNNEKRLWNLTELEAFDYHRSTIRKKLKSAGVEPIAFKGQTPLYDVVQVAPYLCKAPLKESAAPDLMGFKSAAELRAYVQSEREKLALQKESSECISKEDYENEIALCISGLKGFKDKVITRIESAIPTATTQQLEALERLLNFDLKAVSDGLEQL, encoded by the coding sequence ATGAATAATGAAAAACGACTTTGGAATTTAACCGAGTTGGAAGCGTTCGACTATCACCGTTCAACGATCCGCAAAAAGCTTAAATCGGCAGGAGTTGAGCCGATTGCCTTTAAAGGGCAAACCCCGCTGTATGATGTGGTGCAAGTCGCGCCTTACTTATGCAAAGCGCCACTCAAAGAAAGTGCGGCGCCGGATTTGATGGGGTTTAAAAGTGCCGCGGAGTTAAGAGCGTACGTGCAATCGGAACGAGAAAAGCTCGCGCTGCAAAAAGAATCGAGCGAGTGCATTTCTAAAGAAGATTATGAGAATGAAATTGCGCTTTGTATATCCGGTTTAAAGGGCTTTAAAGACAAAGTCATTACCCGGATTGAATCGGCAATCCCAACGGCGACCACGCAGCAACTCGAAGCATTAGAACGTTTACTTAACTTTGATTTAAAGGCGGTGTCAGATGGGCTTGAACAGCTTTGA